taaaaatcaaataaactgtTCGTACCTCATAGATAAATGGGTCTTTACagattcctttcttctcctcattAAATTCCCTGAAATGCAGAAGAACCACAGGTAATAAATAAAGCTACAGTATTCTGTCATTTAAACTCTGGAGTTAGTTATCACTTTCTCTCTGCATGAcaccagagagaaaagcaaaatgctAAGTATTCATGGCAGCCCTAAAGTATacttgggaagagagaaaaaggcagaaaaagagtacTAGGTTatcaagggaagagaaaaaatagatgTGGTAGAGATTAATAGACAGCTGCCCAAAACTGGGTACAATTGCTTCTAAGAGACAGCAGGAAATTTGGCTGCCTGCCTCCTGTATCTTTTAAAACACACTACCAGTTACTATGGAAATGTAATTCACTACATGACTTTTTGGAAGTAAAAATGACTGGATTCTGATCTGCCACCGAATCAGTGTGTAACCACAGAGAGGTTTTTTAAGGGTCCCAGGCCTTAGATTTCCACTGGCTGAAATGGAAGCATTGATCCTGTTTTCATAAGCTGTTAccaaaaaatcagtaaatttaaTAATGTTAAACAATTTCCTGTCTCAAATGTAAGCACAAAACTCTAAGATACTcaataattatcattttattcaaGAAAGCTGATCCCAAAGCATGTAAACTACAAACTATTCACATACCAAAATGCACATCAGCCTGATCTCTGAAGGAGAAAACTTAAGAGTCCTAAAGGAACCCAAAGGAACAGTTTCAGGAAACCATATATTATTTCATCTACTCTATGACTCACTGAAATAAAAGCTAGGGCTGAGACTGATTCACTTTGGCCATTTTGGACAAGATTATGATTTATTCTTATAGATGTTTATCTTTTGTAGACGCATAACTGAGGGATGTTATTCAATCAATCATTCAACAGTCATTTCTCGGGTATGTATACTATAGGCAGACACTCTGGACAAAAAAATGGTGCCTGTCATTCTGGTAAACAACGGAGTGTTGCccgccatcaagccatcagccactgcagctgcccagtgcaccctgaggggaattcaggagggagaaaaacaggacactggccctagacagttCAGGTGCTTATCAAAAAAGTAagttcaatgagcccagactcttacATCTTCCCATaaacagaaaagcactaaaatcattaacctGAGACATctgtttttgtgattagcagtacacctttgatgttcaactacacaggtttttggtgggtttttcaaatttttgtttgttttcagcaaaaactcttatatatatatcctggctcctcctttacctctttggaacagttcctcacaGCTATTTGAGAGGCCAATTCCCAGGCTTTGGTCCTCACTAAGGTCCCTAAATAATATAACTCAACTTTTCAGCGTATTTCTTTCTTCAGTCGGCAGTTCTTCCTAGATGTCCAAGATAGGAAACAAATGCATGGTTCCTGGTTCATAGTCTTGACTCAGTCCAACTAGCAATCCAATGGTTACAAAATCCGAGTGATGAATGCCCCAACAGAGGCAAGTGGAGGTGCTGCGGTGGCACAAAGGAAGAGATTTTGCTATAGGATTTGAACCTTATTCTATAAGCCAAGAGGAGCTCACTACAAGATTTTAAATGGGAAAGACCTCTCTGACCTTCTGATGTGGAGGCAAGAAACTCATAGGCCAGGAAGATAGCTGTGAATAACTTGTAGCACTTCAAAGAAGTGATGGTGGTGAACaaaacaggagggagggagggagaacaaGGGCACCTGGGGACTGGCTAgatctggtgggggtggggatgatgGAAAAAAGAAGTCACAGTCTTGGACTTGAAACTAACTCAGAGGCAGAATTCAGGAAAATGTCAGGCTTCACGGAAAAGATGAATTCGGTTTTCCACATATTGACTTTGAGGTCTTATTTGCAAATTCCCAATAGGCAGGTGGCTACACAGGCATTGTGAGGGATTCAAGAGAAGAGACTTTTGGTGCTTACAAGTGGAGAGAAAGACTAACACCTATAAAACAATTGGGAAATATAAAAGGTCTAAATAAAGTTGTATCAACaagagactggttaaataaacacaaaatagccatacaatgaaatattatatagcaGTTAAAAACAATGACAGATCTATAGGCTGTCATACTGAAAGCTGTCCAAGACACTGTTAGTTTAAAAAAGCTTGTGCTCTTTCTATAATGTTGGAAAAAACACTGACAAGCATAACCACTTTcgtaagcaggaaaaaaaagcaataaaaataaacaatgaaacagTATGGCATTTAGAAAATAAGGGGTTAGATTACAGCAATGGTTATCAAGCTGTGCTGTCAGGCCAGCATCATGTTTCACCTGGAATTTGTTAGAAAGGCAAATTCTTTGGCCCCACTCAAACCTACTAAATAAGAAACCCTGAAGTGGGACCTACAATCTGTGTTTTGGTAATCTgccaggtggttctgatgcacGCTCAAATTTGAGAACTACTGGATTAGACTTTTACGGTGAATGCAGAACTGAGTGGAATCCCCTTTGGTACTAGTACTTCACtataggaataaaataaaatgaaacaaaagtggCTTAAAGAGCCAACACACCAACACGTTATCATTATAACTGTTGCTCATGTGATAACTATCTTGAATAGACTATAACAATACGAATCACACCAGCACGGCTTTCAAAAGGTGAAGCATGTCAACATCTAGTTTTCTCTATCCTGGGAGGTGCCGCTAACATACCACAAGTTGAGCATAATTATCTGAGTGAATAACGCGCCCCTTGGAAAACTTGTCACCTTTCACCTCGAGTGACAGCGTACGTCTGTTTTCTCCTAAACAGAATTATAAGCAAGCCCCACAGGGCCAGTTCCACCGTGGAGCAGGTACCCAGTCTATCCCCAGCTCCCAGACCCCAAGAAAACTGACTGAGTCTTCAACAGAACGCGCCGTTGGAAACTGACAAAATGCGAATCCCCAAGGCTGCAACAAGAGGCTCGGGGCGGGGATCGAGATACCCCGAGGGAAAAGTGCTGTCCTAACAGCCAAACCAAAAGCAGAGGCTAAAACTCACTGCAGGAGACGAGCGTAGAACTCCTCAGCAGCTCGGTTCATTCGCGGCCACATCACGCCCTTGGTTAGTTTAACTGCAGACCCGAAACCGCCAAACTGAACTGCGCGCCAGATGCTGACGCCCGGGGTCATAACCCCCCGCCGGGACTACTTTTACCCCAACAGGCCTCGTTTGTcgaaaaagttaaatttttgcTTTAGCGCACACAACGGCCTTTCCTGTCCCAATAGTTTTCCACTCCTGtgtgaaaaagttaaaataagttgTACTGGTTGAAGGGAAAGAAACTTCGTCTCGCGAGAGTTGGCCATGCCCCCTTATGGATTACTCCGCGAAAAGGAGTCCCTCGTTTCTAAGAGCTCTTTTTGGCTTTGAAACTCAATAGATACAGTAGTTTGACGCATATAAGGAGATACTacgctattttttatttttgtatagtgGTAGAGAGATATTTTGTCTCTCTGGATTGGTTCTGAGGCGGGGCAGGGTGGGAGACGAGTTGAAGGTTACATATACAGTGGGAGTGCTACGCACTTCCTTTTCCTGTGGGAGCCGCCGGGTTGAGAGGAGCgtggctctctcctctccccgCCATGGTGAGTGGAAGTCCTTTCCGCTTGGCTTTCCTGTGCTATCCTGGCTCGGCAGGAATGGGCTTCGGGGTTCGGGGCAAAGGATCTTTAGGAGAGGAAGCGAGAAAAACGAGATGGGGACCCGAGGTGTCTGTTTGTGGCTGGGGCCTGGGTAGTGCGGCTCTATGGCAGCCATCTTAGACGCAACGTGTGCGAGCCGGCGCTGGGCGCGCCTGGAAGCCACCCAGGAGGACCCTCAGGTCGTTCTCGGGCGCAGAGAGACCTTTGGAATTCTAGTTTCTCTTGCATCTTAGAAGGCATGGGTTCCACTGAAGACTTGGAAATTCGCGGGGCTAAGACTGAATCTGGGTGAAACAGTCAATTTGGGGCCTTGTATCTTCCTGCCCTGTTTAATAAGGAGTATTTTCACCTTAAATAGGTATCATCAAAgacaaaaaattgtattttctttttattccgaATTATTGTATGTTCAGTTTAAGAATTGTTTCTGAAAACATTCTAGTTTTCTTGCCTTAAAAACCAGTTTTTGTATATGTACTACATTTCCACACATAACGTCTGTATGTGTGCCGTGTTCCCTGGGGAGTTCAGTGAACAAAATAGGCAAAAAGCACTCTCTTTATGATGCTTGGGTGGTACTTAGTTGGACAGAACAGATGAACTGTTCAGTGGTGGTTAAGTGCTGTCGACTTAGGGAATTGGAGAGGAGGCAGTAATTGGGCTTCGAACAGAGTAATCAAGAGAAACCTTAAGGTGGCCTGAAGGAGATGAGGAAGAGTATCAGGTAGACGACTTGTTACCTTAGGGGTAGCAGGGGGCTGGCCCTGATTGTATGTCTGAATATCTGCAAGAAAGTATGGGAGGTGAGATTGAGCAGGTGGTGTAGTCACCCTCTGGGCCTTAGTTTACTTTCAGGTAAGTCCTTGGAGAAGATTGAACAAAAACTAACATGGCTGGTGATTATACTAGTTAGTTTTGGAAGGTGTGTTTGGAATGGGATGAAGAGGGCAACGATGGATGTTTGGAGGAGTAGAGCAGTGGTAGATAAAGATTTGCTGACATTTGGGATGAAAGTTCGGAATGTGGCATTGAACGGCGTTTTCAAACTGTACAGTATGGTTTTGGTCATTTTGCTTTGTAAGACTTGATTTGAAAGTTTAATGACGAAGCATTCTCTTTGatactaataaaaattaatgtgacAGAACTTGAGAATTTTGTCCTTCAAGTATTGATATTAAGTGTTGGTAAGTTAGTCTTTGTCTTCGGTGAAAGTGTTATCTACCTCACCAAACTATGTAACAATGTTTAATGCTTTTGTTGCATGAGAAGCATGCCTTTACGTTGCttgtaaacaaacatttcttccttttacccAGGCGTGTGCTCGCCCACTGATATCAGTGTACTCTGAAAAGGGGGAGTCATCTGGCAAAAATGTCACTTTGCCTGCCGTGTTCAAGGCTCCCATTCGACCAGATATTGTGAACTTTGTTCACACCAACTTGCGCAAAAACAACAGACAGCCCTATGCTGTCAGTGAATTAGCAGGTACGGATTAAGATCTTTCATGGGTTGATGTTTTAAGAGCTACTTCACAGCGGTGATGAAATTCCACTCCATTGGTCCGTGTTTCTGAACCACATGATTTTCCTGGATGTTCTGATGCTGTTTGCTACCATGCATCATTGTCATAGAAGAGTATGGTTGGGTAGCTAAAGCTTGTGTGTTTCTTGCCAATTTCAGGTCATCAAACTAGTGCTGAGTCTTGGGGTACTGGCAGAGCTGTAGCTCGAATCCCCAGGGTTCGAGGTGGTGGGACTCACCGCTCTGGCCAGGGTGCTTTTGGAAATGTATCCTTTGAATACTGTGTTAAGGTTAAACATTGCTCCAGACAGATTAGAAACCAGGAAGATTTTTCTGTCAAATTAAAGACAAGTTACTACATTAGGTTTTGCTTGCAATGATGTCGTAATTTGCGTCTTACTCTGTTCTCGGCGACAGTTGCCTGCTGTCAGTAAGCTGGTTCAGAAGACTGACGAACATTCTTACTGAGCAAGACATaacctgtttttaattcttaaaatttgagaaatgtgATTCTTGACTGGGAAAATAGATGTGTCGTGGGGGGCGCATGTTTGCACCAACCAAGACTTGGCGACGTTGGCACCGGAGAGTCAACACAACACAGAAGCGATATGCCATCTGCTCTGCACTGGCTGCCTCGGCCTTACCAGCGCTGGTCATGTCTAAAGGTTtgtgatattttatattctagGAGTCATATAAAATACCCCTTTTTTCGCTTCACCTGAActtttttgttggtggtgatAGCCTGTGTGAAATCTCTTCATCCCAGGGTGCCCAGCTGAATTTCCCTCTGCTAAGTTATGGCTACTTCAGTTTAACAAGTCATTAGTGAATACCATGGAATTGGGGGACTAATTCAAAATAGTGATTTGGTGTATTAGAAAACTTGCCTTTTTGTCATATTGCCTACTCTTTAACAGTCAAAATGATGAGATTCCACTTAATTGGTCCGTGTTTCTGAAACGCATGATATTTGGAAATTCTGATTTGGTAAATTGTgtactgttttgcttttgtgGGTTAGATTCAATTTTTTAAGACTTTCAGGGTAAGCAGGTCAGTGTTAATTGATTTTGTCAGGTCATCGTATTGAGGAAGTTCCTGAACTTCCCTTGGTGGTTGAAGATAAAGTTGAAAGCTACAAGAAGACCAAGGAGGCTGTTTTACTTCTGAAGAAACTTAAGGCATGGAATGATATCAAAAAGGTGGGTTTTGTGGTCCTTCACAAAAATTCCAAAAGATTACTGGAGGGATAGTGTGACTGAACCTTGGTGGATATGAGAGCAAGGACTCGACCATGTtacctgtgtttgaatcctgactGCCGTTCATCGCTGTGTGTTAGTGTTAGGCAAGTCATTTGTGCCTCCAGATTTCATCGTCTGTAgactgaagttttttttaatatgaagatcTATTTTAGAGATCACATCTCAATCAAGATACCAAACCTTACTTTGTCAGGTCTATGCCTCTCAGCGAATGAGAGCGGGCAAAGGCAAAATGAGAAACCGGCGCCGTATCCAGCGCAGGGGACCCTGCATCATCTACAATGAGGACAATGGTATCATCAAGGCCTTCAGAAACATCCCTGGTAATTCTTGCACCTCTTACATGTGTCTTAATGACCCATTGACCCATGCTATCTATGCAAGCCTACTCAGCTCTTATTATGATGAGATTCCACTTTATGGTCCGTGTTTCTGAAACACATGATTTTTGTGGAACTTCTGATTCTTGGCTGAATGAGTGCACCGTTAATGGTTGAAATTCATGCTTAAAATACCTCTCAGGTGCCTTGTATAACACGTAAGCCGTAAAGAtgatttgtgtttcttctgttgAAATACAGCCTTCCTAATtatccttttccctttaaaaggaATTACTCTGCTTAATGTAAGCAAGTTGAACGTTTTGAAACTTGCTCCTGGTGGGCATGTGGGGCGTTTCTGCATTTGGACTGAAAGTGCCTTCCGCAAGTTAGATGAGCTGTATGGCACGTGGCGTAAAGCTGCCTCCCTGAAGAGTAACTACAAGTGAGTGTAGATCATGACCACAAATGTGGATGCTGTGGATGCTGTTCACAGTTGGCTTGTATGTTTTCTAAATACTGTCGTTTCCCCCTTGTGTGCAGATGCAATGTGCTGAAATGATGAGAGACTCCGAGAAGTGATAGTAGGGTGGGAATTCTGGCTGAATTCTGAAGGGCTTAAGTGGTTAAAAATCATCTTTTGAGGTTCATGTTCTTTAGTCAGttaatgagaaatagaaattgaGGCTCTgttgtcaacatttttttttctttagcctcCCCATGCACAAGATGCTCAATACAGACCTTAGCAGAATCTTGAAAAGCCCAGAAATCCAAAGAGCCCTCCGAGCACCACGGTAAAGTTGTGATACCTACAGTAATTCTCTTCCACGGCCTCATGTTATTTGGTTATTTCACGAATGTGGGTCGTTGTAAATAAACTGTTAATATATCTACCTTTTTACAGCAAGAAGATTCATCGCAGAGTCCTGAAGAAGAATCCACTGAAAAACCTGAGAATCATGTTGAAGCTAAACCCATATGCAAAGACCATGCGACGGAACACCATACTTCGCCAGGCTAAGAATGTAAGCTATAATTTGGGTTTTCCTGATAATGctgagtttttggtttttttttttttttttttaagaaagatttgACTCTTACATCTTCCTAATCTGTTGCAGCACAAGATCCGAATGGATAAAGCGGCAGCAGCACTACAAGCCAAATCAGACGATAAGGGGGTTCCAGGCAAGAAGCCTGtggtgggaaagaaaggaaagaaggttgTTGGTGTTAAAAAGCAGAAGAAGCCTGTGGTGGGAAAAAAGGCTGCAGCGACCAAGAAGCCAGCAGCTGACAAAAAGCCAGCAACTGACAAAAAGCCTGCAGCTGACAAGAAGCCAGCAGCTGATAAGAAGCCAGCAGCTGACAAGAAGCCAGCAGCTGACAAGAAGCCTaccacagaagaaaagaaggctgTTGCATaaacttaaatttgtttattcCGTGGAGGTCAAGTTATTTTGGACAGCTAAGTTTGAATAAAGTTCTGATCAAAGTGGTAGTGAGAAACATGACTTGGATATGTTGTGTAAATCTTGGTTAGAATTTTTTCACTGGCATTTTTTGCTGTACATAATTCAAGCCTTTTAATTAAAAGTTCCATTTTATAGTCTAGTGTAAAATGGAGCATTGGATATATACTAAGTACGTGAAGTTTAATGAGGGATGCTCCATAAATTGGGAGATGTAAAATCCATTTTCTAAGTAACAAAATGTTTCTTGAGAAACGGATGGGTTAGAAGACTGTTTCAGAAATAGGGAAGCTCTTAGGATTTAGCCTTCTCtccccaaagtggaaaaaaaacacTGTCAAATCTGTATGGAATTTCATCCATTTTCCATTCAGTAATCACAAAGGGCAGAATCAAAATACATGTTTAAGTACAGCAGTAAGAGGTAGTTCACTCAGAAATGTTACAACCTTACGTGATAGAATACAATtgatggaggaaataaatacttgCTCCTCCCCCTTTAATACCTGGAACCTTGGTGTGAGAAGTGCCGTGTTTTTCCACAACCATTTGTGTTTCAGTAGGGGCTGAATATGTTGGCCAAGTATGCTTGTGCAGACAATGTGTCCAAACGTTTTTCCCAAATCTGCCATCATGCTTTATTACCTTAGAGGTGACCTGTCCTTCCCTACGTCTGGTCTCGTGTCAGGGTCTTGTTCTTGCATCTGGTTTGTTTACCATTTGGCAGTCTCGTTAAAATCCACAGCTGGGGTGATCTATCCTCAAATTTGCAGGTCAAGAGGAAGTTCCTTAGCATAAAGCACCGTTCCCTTAATCTTCCTGCTCTAATTTGCCGTAGTCTCCTGGGAAACCACTTAAACGTGCCTGGGAAACCTTGCCTGCATAACGGCACAGGGGGGGCTCCTGGACCGCTGTACCAGACGCTGATGTTAGTCTGGCCTTCAAGTGGGTCTGCAGCTTTCGTGGGGCTAAAATAGCCAGTTCTGCAGCGCCACTGGAAGAAACGCGTTGAACGGCGAGCTAGCTGACCATTGCTCTCTCCAGGCCTTTTACAGCCCCAACGCCCTTCGCTCTAGGAATCCTCACcgagttttgctttttgcttaaGAGCCCGTTTGCCCGTTGCAGCGAGGAGCGACGAGCACCGACGCCAGCCGGAAGCGCCCGCCCTGCTCGCTCTTCCGTTTCCGGTGGCGCGGAGGCCGTGGCGTCATCGCTGAGCGCCCGGCCGGCGGCCCGCGTGAGGAGAAGAGATGCTGAGCCGGCTTCAGGAACTGCGCAAGGAGGAGGAGACGCTGCTGCGCCTGAAGGCGGCTCTGCACGACCAGCTGAACCGGCTCAAGGTGaccccgccgccccccgcccctccaTTCCGCCGTCCGCCTGCTGCCGGGTAGCCCTTCCTCACCGGGTCTTGCCGGCCCGACATGGTGGCTGACAGCACTTGGGGGGCTGGTTTTGAGATTGTGGGTCCACCCCTCAGAGAATCTTGATCCTGCAGGTCTAGGCTGAGGCCCAGCAATCTGAGTTTGGCGAGTACACCACCCCAGGCCCCGGACCCCCACAGCCCCGTAAACACAGGCGGCCCGCACCACACGCTGAGAAGGGCGACCTCCCGAAGGCTCGCCTGGACCTTTCCTGCCCGCCGTCCTCGCCTCCCGAGCCCCTGCAGCATCTCCTAGCTTCTCTTACTAGCTAGTACCGGCGCTGGAAGCGGCTGTGGTATCGCACAGCCGGCTGACTCGCGGGTCCCCCTACTGTGCGAAGACAGACCGCGAGGCCCTGGGAGAAGAGACCTGTCACGGAGTAGTTCGCGGTAGCTTTTCTTCCCGGGTCTGTTACCGACTCCACGGCCCTAACGAGGAGTCAAGATTAAAACCCACCAGGGCCATTTCTCAGACCTGTAGGGAAGTCACCTTCTTTAGCCCCAGTGAGGTGCTCCTGATAATCCCTGCTCCTCACCCTTCAGGATCTTTAAATCCAAGTGAGATGAGGGTTATGAAAGCCCTTCGTAAACTGAGAAGCATTGTCCAACTGCGACATGTCAAAATAGTTCAGTCTCCCTCAGGACGCATGTAGCGGCCTGTGCTTCATGTTGTGTCACCACAGCACGTGTACAGCTGCCTGCGTGTTGATGACAACACCGCCAAAGCCGAGATTCCTTTATGCTCCAGGAAACTTCCATTTTCCATTCTTCCTACCTTCACTCGCTCATTACTGGGTAGACAGGCTCGGGCCTGTGGAATCAGAAGGCCCCTGGCTTTATTTAGGGCACACTTCTGTCTCCCCTGAGTGGCTTGCTCTGGTGGAGTGAAAGCCTTGGCTCAGCTGAAACAGCTGTTCACCCTGGAAGAAAGGGGCTGGAGGCTTTCTGTGCTCTTTCCTTAAGAGGCAGGGGGAGTTTGAGGAGCCTCCCCACTTTCCTCTAGAGCTTCACATAGATTAGATTACACTGTTTTCAGTTCCTCTCATGATGCCGACCTCTTACAGCGTGCTCTGTGAATTTTACCTCCATCAGTAGCCCAGTGACAGTAAGGAAAGTGTCCTCAACTCTTCTTTTCTAGGTTGAAGAACTGGCCCTCCAGTCAATGATTAGTTCTAGAAGAGGGGATGAGATGCTGACTTCTCAGGCTGCACCTGAACAGTCACATGATGTAAGCTTAATCAAGGGTGGGCCCCGAGGGAGAAGGCAAAGTCCACTCTGCTCTTAGGCTTCTTGGAGGTCAAAAGTTGTAAATTGCATTGTCAAGCCCAAAGGACTCTGGGAAAGTGCTGATAAGAACTTTCTAGTTTAATAAACTGGCTGGTCTGTATGACTGTTTTAAACAGGGAACAGCCCACCTATCTACCAGCTGGCTACACTTTGGTTGATTTTCCTGTTATATTGCCAACACCTTCCTAGTCATCCATTCTCTCCAGTCACTCCAGTGAACCTGGGGAGAGTGTGGAGATCTTTGTAGGAACATGTCAGAACTCTTGCTGCTCTGAGAATAAGTAAGCTTAGGATTCGAAAATAGAGTGTAGCTTCAACTCCAAAGCCCAGTGCTAAAAAATGAGTTCTTGTCCTCATCATGTCCTTGTCTCACCAGATGCCCCCAGGTCAGTCAGTAAAACCATCTCtctaaatataccacatttgATTAGTTCTCTCAGATGTGTTAAGCGTTTTTAACTATTTGAGAGCAGCACACCATAGCCAGCATAATTTTTATGTAAGAACCATGTTTGTAAGTCAAGTAACATTCTATCAAATCTCTGGCATTTATTCTGCTCCCATTTTGGCAGTGGGGGTCAGAGTAGAATTTGGAGAAATAGGAAGAGTGGCCACACCTGCTAGTGGGAAATATTGGCGATGAATATGCAattgagattttattttgaaacattaagAACTTGTTTTGAGGCCAGTGTTCTTGCTACTAAAACATAGTGTCCTTGACCAAAGCAGATGCTGGTGCATGTAGACAATGAAGCATCCATCAATCAAACTGCACTGGAGTTGAGCACAAGGAGCCATGTGCCgcaagaagaagaggaagaggaagaggaggaggaatcagATTCCTGAAGGGGCGAAGAGCCGGGGTTAGTCAAACAAATTAAGCTCTAAGTCTCAGGAACTTTCTCTTAGTTCTTGCCATGGGCCCTGTGGCCTGCTTTAAAAGGAAGCAGGAACTTCAGTAGGATGTGGATTTGTAAGAATGGTTCCATCAGTAATTCAAGTTTCAGAAGGCTTTAACAAAACTTAGGGACATGCAGAGACGCAGTGTCTCAGTATTGAGCAGTATGTGTGCTGCTGTGTTTATGTTCTGGTCAGATTCAGTAACtgtgttcaaaacaaaacatttcctcTGAAATGCTACTGAGAAAGTCTGGCATTTGCAAAAAGGGCAGAGTTTAAAGACGGCCGTCCTTTCCCATCAACAATGCCTCTTTTAAGAAAACCAATTAAAGGCTGTTTGCATGCCATTGAACCCTTGTGAGCAGAGCAAGGCCACAgtctgggagagaaagaggacaaagaggaggacagagagccACTTGAGAGCACAAGCTGTTGCCACCTCCCAGTGACATCGCAAAACACTGGCTGCTAACATGCTTTGTGTGGCCATCATCACAGCTAGGTTGAGACATCACTGGTAAAATGTGCTTAGAAATAAATCCTAGATAAATAGCCACCTTGCAGCTTGCTGCTTTCCGGACAGCAAGAGAGACGAGGCTTAGTTCCTCCCCTGGGTGAACAGCACAGCAGGATGCTTTAAACCCTACTGCTGGACTCAGCAAATGTGCCATTGAAGCAGGACCACTAGGCTTGGGAGACTGGGTTTTTATAATAAAGAGATGACAGTTACAGAATAAGAGTTGTTAAACATCATGTTTGAAAAAGGTTTATTTCTGCATACTGTCCCTTTTCCACTAAGTGTACAGTTAAGTAGTTGCTTGGTTTTGTAAA
This is a stretch of genomic DNA from Camelus ferus isolate YT-003-E chromosome 6, BCGSAC_Cfer_1.0, whole genome shotgun sequence. It encodes these proteins:
- the RPL4 gene encoding 60S ribosomal protein L4, with product MACARPLISVYSEKGESSGKNVTLPAVFKAPIRPDIVNFVHTNLRKNNRQPYAVSELAGHQTSAESWGTGRAVARIPRVRGGGTHRSGQGAFGNMCRGGRMFAPTKTWRRWHRRVNTTQKRYAICSALAASALPALVMSKGHRIEEVPELPLVVEDKVESYKKTKEAVLLLKKLKAWNDIKKVYASQRMRAGKGKMRNRRRIQRRGPCIIYNEDNGIIKAFRNIPGITLLNVSKLNVLKLAPGGHVGRFCIWTESAFRKLDELYGTWRKAASLKSNYNLPMHKMLNTDLSRILKSPEIQRALRAPRKKIHRRVLKKNPLKNLRIMLKLNPYAKTMRRNTILRQAKNHKIRMDKAAAALQAKSDDKGVPGKKPVVGKKGKKVVGVKKQKKPVVGKKAAATKKPAADKKPATDKKPAADKKPAADKKPAADKKPAADKKPTTEEKKAVA
- the SNAPC5 gene encoding snRNA-activating protein complex subunit 5 isoform X2, which gives rise to MLSRLQELRKEEETLLRLKAALHDQLNRLKVEELALQSMISSRRGDEMLTSQAAPEQSHDMLVHVDNEASINQTALELSTRSHVPQEEEEEEEEEESDS
- the SNAPC5 gene encoding snRNA-activating protein complex subunit 5 isoform X1, whose translation is MLSRLQELRKEEETLLRLKAALHDQLNRLKVEELALQSMISSRRGDEMLTSQAAPEQSHDQMLVHVDNEASINQTALELSTRSHVPQEEEEEEEEEESDS